One window from the genome of Musa acuminata AAA Group cultivar baxijiao chromosome BXJ1-4, Cavendish_Baxijiao_AAA, whole genome shotgun sequence encodes:
- the LOC135641692 gene encoding cell division control protein 48 homolog C-like, whose amino-acid sequence MSDMGKRLRRDSGRSPTSFSAALLRRRIASSKVLSEEDGAFVDVDVVVQRLRSLYPDYSRVKLQPFTLHVRKTLDSFSRRPSSATAVPDDDDSDEGTRTSLASAGCSRRTPGRSEAEEKRLLRAESEHLRRRIGKRIPVSNSSDDDSATSSTDDSVFEAKVEPEFDLMKSMLRDSYGKGPKRVDKEERNVEMEVEKPRNMQPVVDGGSGVETPMSVEKGSSGGGSVMVDDVREQGPRFRDLGGMKPVLEELMMEVIVPLCHPELPQRLGVRPMAGILLHGPPGCGKTKLAHAIANETGAPFYKISATEIVSGVSGASEENIRDLFKKAYRTAPSIVFIDEIDAIASKRENLQREMERRIVTQLMTCMDESHQSLRSTDTNSEPETSDRKPGYVLVIGATNRPDAVDQALRRPGRFDREIVLGVPDENARLEILSVLTRKLKLEGQFNLFKIARSTPGFVGADLAALVNKAGNLAMKRIIDKRRSQISCELKEKDNDDWWRQPWDKEEVESLSITMVDFEEAVKMVQPSSRREGFSSIPNVTWEDVGGLTSLRKEFDRYIVQRVKHPEAYEEFGVNLEAGFLLYGPPGCGKTLIAKAVANEAGANFIHIKGPELLNKYVGESELAVRTIFSRARTCSPCILFFDEVDALTTKRGREGGWVVERLLNQLLIELDGADRRQGVYVIGATNRPEVMDPAVLRPGRFGKVLYVPLPSSDERQLILKALAQKKPISADVDLEALACTEQCNNLTGADLAALMNEAAMAALEEKQDSIDQGIENINPWLIKTSHFEHALQKIKPSVSEKERKNYEELSRKLGAS is encoded by the exons ATGAGCGACATGGGGAAGCGGCTAAGGCGAGACAGCGGCCGATCGCCCACTTCCTTCTCCGCCGCCCTTCTCCGCCGTCGCATCGCTTCCTCCAAGGTGCTTTCCGAAGAAGACGGCGCCTTCGTTGATGTCGATGTCGTCGTGCAACGCCTCCGCTCCCTCTATCCTGACTACTCGCGCGTTAAGCTCCAGCCCTTCACACTCCATGTCCGAAAAACCCTAGATTCTTTCAGCCGCAGGCCCTCATCCGCCACCGCAGTACCCGACGACGATGATAGCGATGAGGGCACCAGAACTTCCCTCGCGAGCGCCGGCTGTTCTCGTAGAACGCCTGGACGATCTGAGGCCGAGGAGAAGCGTCTGCTGCGCGCGGAGTCCGAACACCTCCGGCGCCGGATTGGGAAACGAATTCCTGTATCGAATTCGTCCGACGATGATTCAGCTACGTCGTCCACGGATGATTCTGTCTTCGAGGCTAAGGTGGAGCCAGAGTTTGATCTGATGAAATCCATGCTCCGTGACAGTTATGGCAAGGGGCCAAAGCGGGTAGACAAGGAAGAGCGCAATGTGgagatggaggtggagaagccaaGGAACATGCAGCCTGTTGTTGATGGGGGGAGTGGCGTTGAGACCCCAATGTCAGTCGAGAAGGGAAGTAGTGGTGGTGGCAGCGTGATGGTGGATGATGTAAGGGAACAGGGGCCAAGGTTCCGTGATCTTGGTGGGATGAAGCCGGTGCTGGAGGAACTGATGATGGAGGTGATTGTTCCGCTGTGCCATCCGGAGTTGCCGCAACGGCTTGGAGTGAGGCCAATGGCTGGGATTCTTTTACATGGCCCTCCGGGGTGTGGGAAGACAAAACTTGCACATGCCATAGCTAACGAGACTGGCGCCCCGTTTTACAAGATCTCTGCAACAGAAATCGTCTCAGGAGTTTCTG GTGCTTCTGAGGAGAATATAAGAGACCTTTTTAAGAAGGCATACCGGACTGCTCCTTCGATAGTTTTCATAGATGAGATCGATGCCATTGCTTCCAAGAGGGAAAATCTGCAGAGAGAGATGGAGCGTCGGATAGTGACACAACTAATGACTTGCATGGATGAATCTCACCAGTCACTTAGATCAACTGATACTAACTCAGAACCAGAAACTTCTGATAGGAAGCCTGGCTATGTTCTTGTCATTGGTGCTACAAACAGACCTGATGCAGTGGACCAAGCATTGAGAAGGCCTGGACGGTTTGACCGCGAGATTGTTTTGGGTGTCCCTGATGAAAATGCAAGACTTGAAATTTTGTCGGTGCTCACTCGTAAGCTTAAACTTGAAGGACAATTTAACCTCTTTAAGATAGCCAGGTCCACTCCAGGTTTTGTGGGGGCTGATTTGGCTGCATTGGTCAATAAAGCAGGAAACCTAGCAATGAAGCGAATAATTGATAAAAGAAGGTCTCAAATTTCTTGTGAattaaaagaaaaggataatGATGACTGGTGGAGGCAACCCTGGGATAAGGAGGAAGTTGAAAGTCTTAGCATTACCATGGTTGACTTCGAG GAAGCAGTAAAAATGGTTCAACCCTCTTCCAGAagagaaggattttcctcaatacctAATGTTACATGGGAAGATGTTGGTGGTCTTACTTCACTGAGGAAAGAGTTTGATCGATATATAGTTCAACGTGTAAAACACCCTGAGGCTTATGAG GAATTTGGAGTCAATTTGGAGGCTGGATTTTTGCTTTATGGGCCTCCAGGTTGTGGTAAAACATTAATTGCCAAGGCGGTAGCGAATGAGGCAGGGGCCAACTTTATACACATCAAG GGGCCTGAACTGTTGAACAAATATGTTGGTGAGAGTGAGCTGGCAGTTAGAACAATATTCAGCCGTGCCCGAACATGTTCTCCATGCATACTATTCTTTGATGAG GTGGATGCTTTGACAACTAAGCGTGGGAGAGAGGGTGGATGGGTTGTTGAACGATTGCTAAACCAG CTACTCATTGAGTTAGATGGTGCTGATCGGCGACAAGGTGTTTATGTCATTGGAGCTACAAACAG ACCTGAGGTTATGGATCCTGCTGTGTTACGACCAGGCAGATTTGGGAAAGTCCTTTATGTTCCTTTACCTAGTTCTGATGAACGTCAACTAATCTTGAAGGCACTTGCTCAAAAGAAGCCTATATCAGCAGATGTAGATTTGGAAGCCCTGGCATGTACCGAGCAATGCAACAACCTCACTGGTGCTGATTTAGCTGCTTTG ATGAATGAAGCTGCCATGGCTGCTTTGGAAGAGAAACAAGATTCTATAGACCAGGGGATTGAAAATATAAATCCATGGTTGATCAAGACATCACACTTTGAGCATGCTTTACAGAAAATCAAACCATCTGTCTCCGAGAAG GAAAGGAAGAACTACGAAGAGTTATCGAGAAAACTAGGAGCCAGCTGA
- the LOC103980167 gene encoding E3 ubiquitin-protein ligase BIG BROTHER isoform X2 — protein sequence MDGNRQMEVHYINTGFPYTVTESFMDLFEGLTYAQADTALAEVLHDQGNTYWSMMYANPYKYEFSGSSTNSYYDFGHTYEINDHTQRLDEGRRAWDNPTVLNNLDLPQQAQHGNEVHHASRNPGAEERTRVHRNSSGSQVIWHDNIDPDNMTYEELLELGEAIGTHSRGLTQERIASLPVKKYKCSLFSKKKTRHERCVICQMKYRRGDRQMILPCKHSYHSVCVTRWLNINKACPICFVEVPAEELKP from the exons ATGGATGGTAACAGACAGATGGAGGTTCATTATATAAATACTGGTTTTCCTTACACTGTCACCGAAAGCTTTATGGATTTGTTTGAAGGCCTCACATATGCTCAGGCTGATACTGCCCTTGCAGAAGTTTTGCATGACCAG GGTAACACATACTGGTCAATGATGTACGCAAACCCATATAAATATGAATTTTCTGGCTCTTCCACTAATTCATATTATGATTTTGGACACACCTATGAGATCAATGATCATACACAAAGATTGGATGAAGGAAGGAGAGCATGGGACAACCCTACAGTTTTGAACAACTTAGATTTGCCACAGCAAGCCCAGCATGGCAATGAAGTTCACCATGCAAGTAGAAATCCTGGTGCTGAGGAAC GTACTCGGGTTCACCGAAATTCTAGTGGTTCTCAG GTCATATGGCATGATAATATTGACCCTGATAATATGACATACGag GAATTGCTTGAGTTGGGTGAGGCAATTGGAACACACAGCCGTGGTCTTACCCAAGAGCGTATTGCTTCGCTTCCTGTCAAAAAGTACAAGTGTAGCTTATTTTCTAAGAAGAAAACACGACATGAGAG ATGTGTCATTTGCCAGATGAAATATAGGAGAGGTGATCGACAAATGATCCTTCCGTGCAAGCACTCATACCATTCTGTCTGTGTGACAAGATGGCTCAACATAAACAAG GCATGTCCAATTTGCTTTGTTGAGGTACCAGCTGAAGAACTGAAGCCATAA
- the LOC103980167 gene encoding E3 ubiquitin-protein ligase BIG BROTHER isoform X1, producing MLRLGILLSSGSRYDEMDGNRQMEVHYINTGFPYTVTESFMDLFEGLTYAQADTALAEVLHDQGNTYWSMMYANPYKYEFSGSSTNSYYDFGHTYEINDHTQRLDEGRRAWDNPTVLNNLDLPQQAQHGNEVHHASRNPGAEERTRVHRNSSGSQVIWHDNIDPDNMTYEELLELGEAIGTHSRGLTQERIASLPVKKYKCSLFSKKKTRHERCVICQMKYRRGDRQMILPCKHSYHSVCVTRWLNINKACPICFVEVPAEELKP from the exons ATGCTTCGTTTGGGGATTTTGCTCAGCTCTGGTTCAC GATATGATGAAATGGATGGTAACAGACAGATGGAGGTTCATTATATAAATACTGGTTTTCCTTACACTGTCACCGAAAGCTTTATGGATTTGTTTGAAGGCCTCACATATGCTCAGGCTGATACTGCCCTTGCAGAAGTTTTGCATGACCAG GGTAACACATACTGGTCAATGATGTACGCAAACCCATATAAATATGAATTTTCTGGCTCTTCCACTAATTCATATTATGATTTTGGACACACCTATGAGATCAATGATCATACACAAAGATTGGATGAAGGAAGGAGAGCATGGGACAACCCTACAGTTTTGAACAACTTAGATTTGCCACAGCAAGCCCAGCATGGCAATGAAGTTCACCATGCAAGTAGAAATCCTGGTGCTGAGGAAC GTACTCGGGTTCACCGAAATTCTAGTGGTTCTCAG GTCATATGGCATGATAATATTGACCCTGATAATATGACATACGag GAATTGCTTGAGTTGGGTGAGGCAATTGGAACACACAGCCGTGGTCTTACCCAAGAGCGTATTGCTTCGCTTCCTGTCAAAAAGTACAAGTGTAGCTTATTTTCTAAGAAGAAAACACGACATGAGAG ATGTGTCATTTGCCAGATGAAATATAGGAGAGGTGATCGACAAATGATCCTTCCGTGCAAGCACTCATACCATTCTGTCTGTGTGACAAGATGGCTCAACATAAACAAG GCATGTCCAATTTGCTTTGTTGAGGTACCAGCTGAAGAACTGAAGCCATAA